CCGGTGGTGGCGCTTGACCGCACCGCCAATTCGGGCCGGCTGACCAGCTATGTCGCCTCGGACAACGTCTCTGGCGGACGCCAAGCCGCCGACGCGCTCGCCGAGGCCATCGGCGGTCGTGGCAAGGTCATCGTCTTGCAGGGCATCCCGGGTAGCTCGTCATCGCGCGACCGAGGCCAGGGTTTCCGAGAGCGCATCGCCGAGTACCCGGACATTGAGATCGTCGCCCAGCAAACCGCCGGGTTCGACCGCACTAAGGGGCTCGACGTCGCCACCAACCTCCTGCAGGCCAACCCGGACGTCGTCGGTATCTTCGCCGAGAACGACGAGATGGCCCTCGGCGCCATCGAGGCCGTCGGGGCGCGGGCCGGTAAGGAGGTGTCCATCGTGGGCTTCGATGGCACGTCGGAAGGCCTGGCCGCCGTCGACGCGGGGACCATGACCGCCACGATCGCCCAGCAACCCCGCGAGCTGGGGGCGGTGGCCGTGGAGCAGGCTCAGGCGTTGCTCCGCGGCGATACAGTGGCAGAGGTAGTGCCCGTGCCGGTTGTGAGCGTGACCAAGAAGAACGTAGGAGAATATCTATGAGTGACCAGATCGTCGTCGTCGGATCCATCAACGCGGATCTGACCACCCGCGTTGCCCGGCATCCGCACCCGGGGGAGACCCTCATCGGCTCTGGTGGCGACTTCAGCGCCGGCGGCAAGGGGGCCAACCAGGCGGTGG
Above is a genomic segment from Corynebacterium uterequi containing:
- a CDS encoding substrate-binding domain-containing protein translates to MNHTVRTLCAAAVACLLAGGVAGCAAAEEDTVTLALSTQTNPFFVQVRDGALERAAELGVDLGVQDAGDDALKQADQLNTAVATDADVVLVNPVDSDAVGNSVEALNDAGIPVVALDRTANSGRLTSYVASDNVSGGRQAADALAEAIGGRGKVIVLQGIPGSSSSRDRGQGFRERIAEYPDIEIVAQQTAGFDRTKGLDVATNLLQANPDVVGIFAENDEMALGAIEAVGARAGKEVSIVGFDGTSEGLAAVDAGTMTATIAQQPRELGAVAVEQAQALLRGDTVAEVVPVPVVSVTKKNVGEYL